A stretch of the Bdellovibrio sp. 22V genome encodes the following:
- a CDS encoding carbohydrate porin, translating to MKSITLFLMLVFSGNFASALDAEFTGYLRGGTGINLEGGKQDCFFNTGIPGNFLRLGNECGFYSELALIFHHKKPEPTDSVYFKTQMRLVFNSKGTRQWEPAANRDMSQIEAFVKAGGFTEIPGDLWIGKRFYRDVDLYIFDWYYYADMSGVGAGIENIPLGEGRFAVAHLVQANDDLSTSVGLPVLQAVDLRWTTIPVTEDHNLNFWAVYAWAPESNDGMTSYRSTNGYSIASRLQGLWWGGQNNFALLYGKGTMKDFNIYAKSALPANDDSQNKAWTLRIVEDWHQDVSDRWAVMLGVAAEIGDNGTEDDSNNHREFQEIGIRPIYFVSDRFQWVFEAGYSRYKNDNEFSGAERVGARELARVTIAPQLSIRKSIWGRPVLRAFLSQSFWNNNNKDAIATQAPAFRNQNDGTSFGYQFEAWF from the coding sequence GTGAAAAGTATTACGTTGTTCTTAATGCTAGTTTTCTCGGGAAATTTTGCGTCGGCATTGGATGCTGAATTTACAGGCTACCTTCGCGGGGGCACGGGAATAAATCTCGAAGGCGGCAAACAAGATTGTTTTTTTAATACGGGAATCCCTGGGAATTTCCTGCGTTTAGGTAATGAGTGCGGATTCTATTCAGAGTTGGCCCTGATCTTTCATCACAAGAAACCGGAACCGACAGATTCTGTCTATTTCAAAACTCAGATGCGCCTCGTCTTCAACTCCAAAGGCACGCGCCAGTGGGAACCTGCGGCAAACCGCGACATGAGCCAGATTGAAGCCTTCGTTAAAGCGGGTGGATTCACGGAAATTCCTGGAGACTTGTGGATCGGGAAACGCTTTTACCGTGATGTCGATCTTTATATTTTTGACTGGTACTACTATGCCGATATGAGCGGTGTGGGCGCAGGGATTGAAAACATTCCGTTGGGCGAAGGTCGTTTCGCTGTCGCGCACTTGGTGCAGGCCAACGACGATCTTTCAACGTCTGTGGGTCTGCCTGTTTTGCAAGCTGTGGACTTGCGTTGGACGACGATTCCAGTGACAGAAGACCACAATCTGAATTTCTGGGCCGTGTATGCGTGGGCTCCGGAAAGCAACGATGGGATGACTTCTTATCGCTCAACAAACGGTTACTCCATCGCTTCACGCTTACAGGGATTGTGGTGGGGCGGACAGAATAACTTTGCACTTCTTTACGGCAAAGGAACGATGAAGGATTTTAATATCTATGCGAAGAGCGCCCTGCCTGCCAATGACGACAGTCAAAATAAAGCGTGGACTTTGCGTATCGTTGAAGACTGGCATCAAGATGTTTCTGATCGCTGGGCTGTGATGTTAGGTGTGGCCGCAGAGATAGGCGATAACGGCACGGAAGACGACAGCAACAATCATCGTGAATTTCAAGAAATCGGCATTCGACCTATTTACTTCGTGTCGGATCGTTTCCAGTGGGTTTTTGAAGCCGGTTATTCCCGCTACAAAAACGACAACGAATTTTCCGGCGCCGAGAGAGTGGGTGCCAGAGAATTGGCGCGTGTGACGATTGCTCCGCAGCTTTCAATTCGTAAATCTATTTGGGGACGTCCGGTTCTAAGAGCCTTCTTGTCGCAGTCTTTTTGGAACAACAACAACAAAGATGCCATCGCGACGCAGGCGCCGGCTTTCAGAAATCAAAATGACGGGACGTCGTTTGGTTATCAGTTCGAAGCTTGGTTCTAA
- a CDS encoding methyltransferase produces MSSINPHYTFQYSQPEEYRFSHDSVFLARRVFEFVKDDDWDQARGLDLCSGCGIIGLDFLFHLQNETGKSLAAFDFLEVQSLYHDHFTKNLCELGETKTACHFINDNYQVLSTEPFKERYDIVLSNPPYFQVGQGKLSPSEFKNRCRFFIDSDFRSLILGIENSLAPQGRAFVLLRSLADHGMSYLKEAERLVSKRVSIQSLGDIRGTDLVLFKKD; encoded by the coding sequence ATGTCGTCCATAAACCCGCACTACACCTTTCAATACTCGCAACCCGAAGAGTATCGCTTTTCCCATGATTCGGTGTTTTTGGCCCGAAGAGTGTTTGAATTCGTTAAGGATGACGATTGGGATCAGGCACGCGGCTTAGACCTTTGTTCCGGCTGCGGTATCATCGGTCTTGATTTTTTGTTTCACCTGCAAAATGAAACCGGGAAATCTTTGGCCGCTTTCGATTTTTTGGAAGTGCAGTCTCTTTATCACGACCATTTTACAAAAAATCTGTGTGAACTTGGCGAAACTAAAACGGCTTGTCATTTTATTAACGACAATTATCAAGTTCTCAGCACCGAGCCTTTCAAAGAACGTTACGACATCGTTTTATCAAACCCACCGTATTTCCAAGTGGGTCAGGGAAAACTCTCTCCGTCCGAATTTAAAAATCGTTGCCGCTTTTTTATCGACTCGGATTTTCGCTCGTTGATTTTGGGAATTGAAAACAGTTTGGCGCCGCAAGGACGGGCTTTCGTTCTTTTGCGAAGTTTAGCGGATCATGGAATGAGTTACCTCAAAGAGGCGGAAAGACTTGTCTCGAAAAGGGTTTCCATCCAGAGTCTGGGCGACATTCGTGGCACGGATTTAGTTCTTTTTAAAAAAGACTAA
- a CDS encoding 3D domain-containing protein: MTKQTQLKIMMFCSMMMAAEVAESRCSDGIATTSMYFIPHIKDYCKGSTPCKKFKKEVKMQGSGTLPGNKLLTYTGKTISLGSCDTAFGASGNCLIPFISVAADADHYQMGDIIEMPSLRGKIFTLPNGKHMVHPGYLIVHDTGGAIKGKGRFDFFTGSYAIDNWNNPFGLRGAKDVRMVDTGECSLHKQYSVIRRETPNYESSLAAIENATRNISTSAIEVMVAAVGGVR; the protein is encoded by the coding sequence ATGACAAAACAAACACAGCTTAAAATCATGATGTTCTGTTCAATGATGATGGCGGCCGAGGTTGCAGAATCTCGCTGCTCTGACGGAATTGCGACAACATCCATGTACTTCATCCCGCATATTAAGGACTATTGCAAAGGTTCCACTCCTTGCAAGAAGTTCAAAAAAGAAGTGAAGATGCAGGGCTCTGGAACTTTGCCTGGCAATAAGCTTCTCACTTATACGGGAAAGACCATTTCACTAGGAAGCTGTGACACGGCTTTCGGTGCGAGTGGAAATTGTTTGATTCCATTTATTTCCGTTGCTGCCGACGCCGACCACTATCAAATGGGCGACATTATTGAAATGCCTTCATTAAGAGGTAAAATCTTTACTTTGCCAAACGGAAAACACATGGTGCATCCAGGTTATCTCATCGTGCACGACACGGGTGGGGCTATTAAGGGCAAAGGTCGCTTTGACTTCTTCACGGGCTCTTATGCTATCGACAACTGGAACAATCCGTTCGGCTTAAGAGGCGCTAAAGACGTGCGCATGGTGGATACGGGCGAGTGTTCTCTTCACAAACAATACTCTGTGATCCGTCGTGAAACTCCAAATTACGAGTCATCATTGGCAGCTATTGAAAATGCGACTCGAAATATCAGCACTTCCGCGATCGAAGTGATGGTAGCCGCTGTTGGAGGAGTACGCTAA
- a CDS encoding carbohydrate ABC transporter permease translates to MIKKTLAWLSILLFAVFSIYPMLYVLSVSLRGDNAFQSHSLEIFTSTSTVKNFIDLFVNTDFILWMRNSLLVATMTTLLGVAFASTSAYALSRYQFRGRNMMLFSLLATQMFPATMLILPFYIILSKLRLIDSFWGLFIIYSSTALPFCVWQMKAYYDTIPKELEEAALLDGCSPWKTFYKIILPVSSPALVITALFSFMTSWSEYVIAAVVLQDPQLYTLPLGLRSFQASLATQWGLYAAGALIVSIPVLILFISISRYLVSGLTMGSVKG, encoded by the coding sequence ATGATCAAAAAAACTCTCGCTTGGCTAAGCATTCTTCTTTTTGCGGTGTTTTCCATCTATCCGATGTTGTACGTGCTTTCCGTTTCTTTACGCGGTGATAATGCTTTCCAGTCCCATTCACTGGAGATCTTTACAAGCACCTCCACCGTAAAGAATTTTATAGATCTCTTCGTTAATACCGATTTTATTTTGTGGATGCGCAACTCTTTATTAGTCGCGACGATGACAACTCTTTTGGGTGTCGCGTTCGCGTCGACAAGCGCTTATGCTTTGTCACGCTATCAGTTCCGCGGCCGCAACATGATGCTGTTCTCTTTGCTGGCGACGCAGATGTTTCCGGCCACGATGTTGATCCTTCCGTTTTACATTATTCTCTCTAAATTGCGTTTGATCGACAGCTTCTGGGGACTTTTCATTATATACTCCTCAACGGCTCTGCCTTTCTGCGTGTGGCAGATGAAGGCGTACTACGACACGATTCCTAAAGAACTCGAAGAAGCGGCGCTATTAGACGGTTGTTCTCCATGGAAAACTTTTTATAAAATCATTCTGCCGGTGTCTTCACCAGCTTTGGTTATCACCGCTCTTTTCAGTTTCATGACAAGTTGGAGCGAGTACGTTATCGCCGCCGTCGTTTTGCAAGACCCGCAGCTTTACACTTTGCCGCTGGGCCTGCGCTCGTTTCAAGCCAGCCTCGCGACGCAATGGGGTTTGTATGCAGCGGGAGCATTGATCGTAAGCATTCCCGTTTTGATTTTATTCATCAGTATTTCACGTTATTTGGTTTCCGGTCTGACGATGGGAAGCGTGAAAGGATAG
- a CDS encoding alpha-1,6-glucosidase domain-containing protein: MKKSYWVLPFLLLLHCSSAMAGLARAQWLNSSTIRLQLPPGLYVNSSTTQFSLVDSVQTLRAGTSISLPLIRAQGAFAELSAAHIPLATIDQLIRLPLKVVITNNNKQILDMTAIQYAGLLDENYFYAGDDLGGHCSAVNCRLKLWAPTAQNVRVLIGTESLPMIRENKGVWSLQLPRSYALAYYQYEVQVYQPLKDQVETSITTDPYSFSLSLGGTHSQLVDLDSAETTPAHWKNFVKPPLNSLKDSVIYELHVRDFSADDQSVPVFLRGTYLAFSEENSDGVHYLRSLAKAGLTHLHLLPFNDFGSVNEDKSQWNQYQHHPGDLQEPQSEIGLIRASDPFNWGYDPVHYFAPEGSYAVQGQGANRIREVRSMIQAINELGLRVVQDVVFNHTYQSGAEPFSVFDKIVPLYYYRVDDAGVVHKSSCCNDTASEHRMMEKLMIDSVVFWAKTYKLDGFRFDLMSFHSRATMEKLRDTVRSLTLQRDGVDGEKILFYGEGWSFGSFYDRFPREAMTVENSAGSGFGFFNDRLRDAVRGGTTNSAEKSDQGFATGLYFDFNHEPANRNTPTDLQAQRGKLLHLGDVIKVGLAGNLQDYSFREHLGTTIRSGDLRFRGTPVAFAHDTIETVNYVVAHDGYSLWDAIQAKAPFHTPYRSPATATAEDRQRMHQLALAIPLLGQGIPFFEGGTELLRSKNGDQDSYDSGDFFNRLDWTLRSNHWGEGLPPAWKNLNDWSFWQPRLQEPALKPSSALLAQTSRYFKALLRLRQSSDLFKLRTASEVQAHLKFIDNDQQAEPGLIAMSLRNHQESLLIFLNASREARVFQHHLLKFPWHVHPLLDSQVDPVLSQVVLNPHQESVQIPGRTTLVLRLNPAERTH, from the coding sequence TTGAAAAAAAGCTACTGGGTGTTGCCATTCTTATTGTTGCTCCATTGCTCCAGCGCGATGGCAGGTTTGGCGCGTGCGCAGTGGTTGAACTCCTCGACAATTCGTCTGCAATTGCCTCCAGGTCTTTATGTCAATTCCTCGACAACGCAGTTTTCTTTAGTCGACAGCGTTCAAACCTTGCGCGCTGGAACTTCGATTTCTTTACCGCTGATTCGCGCGCAAGGTGCCTTTGCCGAATTGAGTGCCGCGCACATTCCTCTTGCGACAATAGATCAGCTGATTCGTCTGCCGTTGAAAGTTGTGATTACGAACAACAATAAACAAATCCTCGACATGACGGCGATTCAATATGCGGGTCTGCTCGATGAAAACTATTTTTACGCCGGCGACGATCTGGGCGGACACTGCTCTGCTGTCAATTGCCGTCTAAAACTTTGGGCACCGACCGCGCAAAACGTACGCGTCTTGATCGGCACTGAATCCCTCCCGATGATTCGCGAGAACAAAGGTGTTTGGTCGTTGCAGCTACCGCGCTCGTACGCTCTTGCCTACTATCAGTATGAAGTGCAGGTGTATCAACCACTTAAAGATCAGGTCGAGACGTCCATAACGACAGACCCGTACAGCTTCAGTCTTTCTTTGGGCGGCACTCATTCGCAGCTTGTGGATTTGGACTCAGCGGAAACAACACCGGCACATTGGAAAAACTTTGTAAAACCGCCTTTGAACTCGCTGAAGGATTCTGTGATCTATGAATTGCACGTGCGAGACTTCAGCGCTGACGACCAAAGTGTTCCCGTCTTTCTGCGCGGAACTTATCTGGCTTTTTCAGAGGAAAACTCCGACGGAGTTCACTACCTGCGCTCCTTGGCCAAAGCGGGTCTGACGCATTTACATCTATTGCCTTTCAATGACTTTGGCAGCGTGAACGAAGACAAATCACAGTGGAATCAATACCAACATCACCCAGGAGATTTGCAAGAACCGCAAAGCGAGATCGGCCTTATTCGCGCCTCCGACCCTTTCAACTGGGGTTATGATCCCGTTCATTATTTCGCTCCTGAAGGCAGCTATGCCGTGCAAGGACAAGGAGCCAACCGCATCCGCGAAGTGCGCTCAATGATTCAAGCGATCAACGAGCTGGGTCTGCGCGTGGTCCAAGACGTTGTTTTCAATCACACCTACCAAAGCGGTGCAGAGCCGTTCTCGGTTTTTGATAAGATCGTGCCGCTTTATTATTATCGTGTGGACGACGCGGGCGTGGTTCACAAATCTTCGTGCTGCAACGACACCGCGAGCGAACATCGCATGATGGAAAAACTCATGATCGACAGCGTGGTGTTTTGGGCTAAGACATACAAGCTCGATGGCTTCCGCTTTGATCTGATGTCATTTCATTCTCGCGCAACCATGGAAAAGCTGCGCGACACAGTTCGCTCTTTGACTTTGCAACGGGACGGCGTCGATGGCGAAAAGATTCTTTTCTACGGAGAAGGCTGGAGCTTCGGGTCTTTCTATGACCGTTTCCCTCGTGAAGCGATGACGGTTGAAAATTCGGCGGGAAGCGGTTTTGGATTTTTCAACGATCGTCTGCGTGATGCCGTTCGCGGCGGAACGACGAATTCCGCTGAAAAATCGGATCAAGGTTTTGCAACGGGGCTTTATTTCGATTTCAATCATGAGCCTGCCAATCGCAACACACCGACAGACTTACAAGCGCAACGCGGAAAACTTTTGCACTTAGGCGATGTGATTAAAGTCGGCCTTGCGGGTAATCTGCAAGACTATAGTTTCCGTGAACATCTTGGCACAACCATTCGCTCGGGCGATTTACGCTTCCGTGGCACTCCCGTGGCCTTTGCTCACGATACGATTGAAACCGTCAACTATGTGGTCGCGCACGACGGTTACAGTTTGTGGGATGCCATCCAAGCTAAGGCCCCTTTCCACACTCCTTACAGAAGCCCTGCCACCGCAACAGCGGAAGACCGCCAGCGCATGCACCAATTGGCACTCGCGATTCCTCTTCTGGGTCAGGGCATTCCGTTTTTTGAAGGCGGCACCGAGTTGCTGCGCTCAAAAAATGGCGATCAAGACAGTTACGACTCAGGAGATTTCTTTAATCGCCTGGATTGGACATTGCGCTCGAACCATTGGGGCGAAGGTCTTCCCCCGGCGTGGAAAAATCTGAACGATTGGTCTTTCTGGCAACCGCGCCTGCAAGAGCCTGCACTTAAGCCTTCATCAGCTTTACTGGCGCAAACAAGTCGTTATTTCAAAGCGCTGCTGCGTTTACGCCAAAGCTCGGATCTTTTCAAGCTGCGTACAGCTTCGGAAGTTCAGGCGCATTTGAAGTTTATTGATAACGATCAACAAGCCGAGCCGGGTTTGATTGCCATGTCCCTGCGCAATCACCAAGAGTCTTTATTGATATTCCTCAATGCTTCTCGTGAAGCTCGAGTGTTTCAACATCATTTACTTAAATTCCCTTGGCATGTGCATCCGCTCCTGGATTCACAAGTGGATCCGGTTCTAAGCCAAGTGGTTTTAAATCCTCATCAAGAGTCCGTACAAATTCCCGGGCGTACAACTCTTGTCTTGCGACTCAATCCCGCTGAAAGAACGCACTGA
- a CDS encoding extracellular solute-binding protein, with the protein MNIATAHAEPVRIQLWHQMIYGHRQVLAEALRAFEKENPDIVVQETYRETEELRSSYQAAAMGGSGPELVYGPSDQIGPFAAMNIIRPLNELLEKDYFKQFDPLATPLYQEKYYMIGGGVGNHLMLLYNKKLLSQPPQTSQELIEIGQKMTADLDGDGKIDRFGLVFNYTEPFFFAPFIPAFGAPFMTGNTEPNLGTPALQKTFEFILDLRDKYKIIPKECDYETANALFKQGKAAMLINGDWSWGDYKEARVDFGIARIPMISETQRWPSPLVGTAGYSVNANIRSPEHLAATLKVLKYLTSEKVQLLFTERVGVLPSLLSLRANPLVKDNPLLQVSSQIMEVGTPMPVVPEVRAVWDSLRIQYQKLLAGSVTPQAAAQEAQSMAKAQIHDMNEVIQPDASAFIIKGLILAGILALLWMSRNSVGHFIQGFRGPQKFVYYMMLPAFVGIFAVIIYPFFYNIAISFSNFSLRTFQDWSIVGVQHYVDALTDPKFYSLLLKTVIWTVVNVFFHVTLGIFLAVIINQVMPAKGFWRTLFIIPWAVPQYITALTWRGMFNQEYGPINIFLQKFLHLSPVQWLSQPFTAFTACIITNVWLGFPFMMIVALGGLQSIPHSLYEAAYLDKANAWQRFRHITLPLLMPVMIPAALLGCIWTFNNLNIVWLVSNAGEPGDQTHILVSYVYKAAFNLYRYGYAAAVSVLIFLILVGWSLGSLVRQYNKEKKV; encoded by the coding sequence ATGAACATCGCGACGGCTCACGCGGAACCGGTGCGCATTCAGCTTTGGCATCAAATGATTTACGGCCATCGCCAGGTTTTAGCCGAAGCTCTGCGCGCTTTTGAAAAAGAAAATCCCGATATCGTCGTACAAGAAACTTATCGCGAGACGGAAGAACTGCGGTCCTCTTATCAAGCGGCGGCAATGGGTGGCAGCGGTCCGGAACTTGTCTATGGTCCTAGCGATCAAATCGGCCCTTTCGCGGCGATGAATATCATTCGTCCTTTGAATGAGCTTTTAGAAAAAGATTATTTCAAACAGTTCGATCCCTTAGCGACACCTCTGTACCAGGAAAAATACTACATGATCGGCGGCGGCGTCGGAAATCACCTGATGCTTCTTTATAACAAGAAGCTTTTGTCGCAACCGCCGCAAACGTCTCAAGAGCTGATTGAGATCGGTCAGAAAATGACCGCGGACCTTGATGGCGACGGCAAGATCGACCGTTTCGGTTTGGTTTTCAACTATACGGAGCCTTTCTTTTTTGCTCCGTTTATTCCAGCTTTTGGCGCGCCGTTTATGACCGGGAATACAGAGCCGAATCTAGGCACACCGGCTTTGCAAAAAACTTTCGAGTTCATTTTAGATCTGCGCGATAAGTATAAAATCATTCCTAAAGAGTGCGATTACGAAACCGCCAATGCTTTGTTCAAACAAGGCAAAGCGGCCATGCTTATCAATGGCGACTGGTCTTGGGGCGACTACAAAGAAGCTCGCGTGGATTTCGGCATCGCACGCATCCCAATGATCAGCGAGACGCAGCGTTGGCCAAGTCCTTTGGTCGGAACGGCCGGTTATTCCGTGAATGCAAACATTCGCAGTCCCGAACATCTTGCCGCGACTTTAAAAGTTTTGAAGTATCTGACTTCCGAAAAAGTCCAGCTGCTTTTCACAGAACGTGTGGGTGTCCTGCCTTCACTCCTTTCCTTGCGCGCGAATCCTTTGGTCAAAGACAATCCGTTGCTGCAGGTTTCTTCGCAAATCATGGAAGTCGGCACGCCCATGCCGGTGGTGCCCGAGGTGCGCGCGGTGTGGGACAGTCTTCGCATTCAGTATCAAAAGCTTCTGGCGGGCTCGGTAACTCCGCAGGCGGCTGCGCAAGAAGCACAGTCCATGGCGAAAGCGCAGATTCATGACATGAATGAAGTCATTCAACCGGATGCTTCGGCTTTCATTATCAAAGGACTTATTTTAGCGGGAATCCTTGCTCTTCTGTGGATGTCTCGAAACTCCGTCGGCCACTTCATCCAAGGTTTCCGTGGACCGCAGAAGTTCGTATACTACATGATGCTACCGGCGTTTGTGGGAATCTTTGCCGTTATTATTTATCCGTTCTTCTATAATATCGCGATCTCGTTTTCTAATTTCAGTCTGCGCACATTCCAGGATTGGTCGATTGTCGGTGTTCAACACTACGTCGATGCTTTGACAGATCCGAAGTTCTATTCTCTTCTTTTAAAGACAGTGATTTGGACCGTCGTGAACGTTTTCTTTCACGTAACGTTGGGTATTTTTCTGGCGGTGATCATCAATCAGGTGATGCCGGCCAAAGGCTTCTGGAGAACGCTTTTCATTATTCCATGGGCGGTGCCTCAGTACATCACGGCACTGACATGGCGGGGAATGTTTAACCAAGAGTACGGCCCGATTAATATTTTCCTGCAAAAATTTTTGCACCTTTCACCGGTCCAATGGTTAAGCCAACCGTTCACGGCCTTCACGGCGTGTATTATCACGAATGTATGGCTTGGCTTTCCTTTCATGATGATTGTCGCTTTAGGCGGACTGCAATCCATTCCGCATTCGCTTTATGAAGCAGCTTACCTGGACAAGGCCAATGCTTGGCAACGCTTCCGCCACATCACCCTGCCACTCTTAATGCCGGTGATGATCCCGGCAGCTTTGCTTGGCTGTATATGGACATTTAATAATTTGAACATCGTATGGCTCGTCAGCAATGCCGGCGAACCCGGCGATCAAACGCATATCTTAGTGAGCTACGTTTACAAAGCCGCCTTCAATCTTTATCGCTACGGGTACGCGGCGGCCGTGTCTGTTCTTATCTTCCTGATCCTCGTCGGCTGGAGCTTGGGCTCGCTTGTACGCCAATACAACAAAGAGAAAAAAGTATGA
- a CDS encoding alpha-amylase family protein, translated as MPTSFFARIIPFFVLLLALQSHAAPRTVFVHLFEWPWKDIARECEIYLGPAGFAAVQVSPPHEHILWQDNPWWERYQVVSYKIQSRSGNETEFADMVRRCRQAGVDVYVDAVINHATGIPGGIGYAGTKFSHYEYPGLYSYNDFHHCGRNGNDNISNFNDRYELQNCELLDLADLATESEYVRTKIADYLNHLLDLGVTGFRIDAAKHIPVQDLAAIKWKLKRSAYIYQEVIYDPRGPVEYNDYLPVGDVMAYDYPRVLAYGFRDKKTEPLQNIAQGFPASIDSIVFVTNHDLERTGNILSYNGSEQNLYRLAQIFMLAWPFGYPQLYSGYAFNNPEQGPPLAADYSTLPILDASNQCHAPWTCEHRLPEVAAMVDFRNQTDKAFTVNNWWSNGRDVLSFSRGAYGFLALNFSNKDVTQDFSTTLPEGIYCNILDSGYNIKNKTCAQGYRVSNNRVRILVPAMSAVAFLRKSTTKNILE; from the coding sequence ATGCCGACGTCTTTTTTTGCCAGAATAATCCCGTTCTTCGTTCTGCTTCTGGCTTTGCAGTCGCACGCGGCCCCGCGCACGGTCTTTGTGCATCTTTTTGAATGGCCGTGGAAAGATATTGCTCGCGAGTGCGAGATTTATTTGGGTCCTGCCGGTTTTGCCGCCGTTCAGGTCTCGCCGCCTCATGAACACATCTTATGGCAAGACAATCCTTGGTGGGAACGCTATCAAGTGGTGTCTTACAAAATTCAATCGCGCAGTGGCAATGAAACGGAATTTGCCGACATGGTTCGCCGTTGCCGGCAAGCGGGTGTCGACGTTTACGTCGATGCCGTGATCAACCATGCTACAGGAATTCCCGGCGGCATCGGATATGCGGGAACAAAATTCAGTCACTATGAGTATCCCGGTCTTTATTCTTACAACGATTTTCATCACTGCGGTCGCAACGGCAACGACAATATCTCGAATTTCAATGACCGCTACGAATTGCAGAACTGCGAGCTCTTAGATCTTGCCGATCTCGCGACCGAGTCCGAATACGTGCGCACAAAAATCGCGGATTACCTCAATCATCTGCTGGATCTCGGTGTTACAGGATTTCGTATCGACGCCGCCAAACACATTCCCGTGCAGGATTTAGCCGCGATCAAATGGAAACTCAAGCGCTCCGCTTATATCTATCAAGAGGTCATTTACGATCCACGCGGTCCCGTTGAGTACAACGATTATCTTCCGGTCGGCGACGTCATGGCCTATGACTATCCTCGCGTGTTGGCGTATGGATTCCGTGATAAAAAAACCGAGCCTTTGCAAAATATCGCGCAAGGATTCCCGGCGAGCATTGACTCAATCGTTTTCGTCACGAATCACGATCTTGAGCGCACTGGAAATATTTTAAGCTACAACGGTTCGGAACAAAACCTGTATCGCCTGGCGCAGATCTTCATGCTGGCCTGGCCCTTTGGTTATCCGCAACTTTACTCTGGGTATGCGTTCAACAACCCTGAACAGGGACCGCCTTTAGCGGCAGACTATTCAACACTTCCTATTTTAGATGCCAGCAATCAATGTCATGCCCCTTGGACTTGCGAACACCGCTTACCGGAAGTCGCAGCGATGGTGGACTTCCGCAATCAAACAGACAAAGCGTTCACAGTAAATAACTGGTGGAGCAACGGTCGCGACGTTCTCTCCTTCAGTAGAGGCGCGTACGGATTTCTTGCCTTGAATTTCTCGAATAAGGACGTCACGCAGGATTTCTCGACGACACTCCCCGAAGGAATTTACTGCAACATCCTGGATTCCGGTTACAACATTAAAAATAAAACGTGTGCGCAAGGTTATCGTGTCAGCAACAACCGTGTCAGAATCCTGGTCCCGGCGATGTCGGCGGTGGCCTTCTTGCGTAAATCAACGACAAAAAATATCTTAGAGTAA
- a CDS encoding ABC transporter ATP-binding protein — translation MAHIEFSQLSKSFGPQHILKNVDLQISSGEFLVLVGPSGCGKSTLLRTLAGLEKADAGEIKVDGKTINKIEPQDRDVAMVFQNYALYPHMNVAENMGFALKLQKRSGSEIESRVKEIAQLLQIDHLLQRKPKELSGGQRQRVALGRALARRTSIILFDEPLSNLDAHLRSQMRVEIKRLHQNLKSTMIYVTHDQMEATTMGDRIAVLKEGVIEQIGTPSEIYHKPKNLFIASFIGSPEMNFIEGEPVQKLPWPEARVPGQILGARPEALKVSQGPLAANEIELGSYQIELSENLGGQQMLHGNLAGQNVRILVDSADNFSKDQKVTLKIDLTKAHLFDKKTGLNQRV, via the coding sequence ATGGCGCACATTGAATTCTCTCAGCTCTCTAAAAGTTTCGGCCCGCAACATATCTTAAAGAACGTCGACTTGCAGATTTCCTCGGGCGAGTTTCTGGTTCTCGTGGGTCCTTCGGGATGCGGCAAATCCACATTGCTTCGCACTTTGGCTGGTCTGGAAAAAGCGGATGCCGGTGAAATCAAAGTCGACGGTAAAACGATCAACAAAATCGAACCGCAGGACCGCGACGTTGCCATGGTGTTTCAGAATTACGCTCTTTATCCGCACATGAACGTGGCCGAAAACATGGGCTTTGCTTTGAAGTTACAAAAACGTTCCGGGTCCGAAATTGAATCACGTGTAAAAGAAATCGCGCAGCTTTTGCAAATCGATCATCTTTTACAGCGCAAACCAAAAGAACTTTCCGGCGGGCAACGCCAGCGCGTGGCTTTAGGGCGCGCTTTAGCTCGTCGCACTTCTATTATTCTTTTTGACGAACCACTTTCAAATTTGGATGCGCATCTGCGCAGTCAAATGCGTGTGGAGATCAAACGTCTGCATCAGAATCTGAAAAGCACGATGATCTATGTGACTCACGATCAGATGGAAGCGACGACGATGGGCGATCGTATCGCCGTGCTCAAAGAAGGTGTTATTGAACAAATCGGAACGCCTTCCGAGATTTATCACAAACCGAAAAATCTTTTTATTGCGAGCTTTATCGGGTCCCCGGAGATGAATTTCATCGAAGGTGAACCCGTGCAAAAACTTCCTTGGCCGGAAGCTCGTGTCCCGGGACAGATTTTAGGGGCGCGTCCCGAAGCTCTAAAGGTGTCACAAGGACCGCTCGCAGCCAATGAAATCGAATTGGGGAGCTATCAGATCGAACTATCTGAAAATCTTGGCGGGCAGCAAATGCTTCATGGAAACTTAGCGGGTCAAAACGTCAGAATTCTTGTGGATTCAGCGGATAATTTTTCCAAGGATCAAAAGGTCACGCTGAAGATCGACCTGACAAAGGCTCACCTCTTTGATAAAAAAACCGGACTCAATCAACGCGTCTAG